From Chryseobacterium joostei, the proteins below share one genomic window:
- a CDS encoding hydroxymethylglutaryl-CoA synthase family protein, with protein sequence MSFGIEAASYYVPSLYLEIKDLAEKRGIEPAKLEKGLGLHKMGLPDVHEDAATFAAEALLRLIKDYNINPKEIARIYLGTESALDAAKPTASYAMQMVEKVLEGEFGERVFRNCDVVDMTFACVGGVDALHNALDFVRVNPDKKAVVIASDYAKYELASSGEYTQGGGAVSLLVSAKPDLLKIDNHWGVATESVFDFFKPRRQYKKEDLMGAPDVYPDKIEIFTDEPVFDGQYSNQCYQDRIKEAYQHYKDVTGKDKPYQDWKYIVFHLPYAFHGKRIFTEIYSLENGLSYETPEEQKLVAKSENYVQLMNDVIEKTQRASSEIGNMYTASIFMAFLSGLQTSFNDNEDLSGKEIGFFGYGSGSKSKVFAGKVSENWRKVVDKWNLFENLNNRTAIDFDTYEKLHRKQLNQSVNTGYNGFGLVSIEDGNPVLNGARYYSYKK encoded by the coding sequence ATGAGTTTTGGAATTGAGGCGGCAAGCTATTATGTACCTTCTTTGTATTTGGAAATTAAAGATTTAGCAGAAAAAAGAGGCATAGAACCTGCCAAATTGGAGAAAGGGTTAGGACTTCATAAAATGGGACTTCCCGACGTACATGAAGATGCAGCTACTTTTGCAGCAGAAGCATTATTAAGGTTAATTAAAGATTATAATATCAATCCTAAAGAGATTGCAAGAATTTATCTGGGAACAGAAAGTGCATTAGACGCGGCTAAGCCCACGGCTTCCTATGCAATGCAAATGGTTGAAAAGGTATTGGAGGGCGAATTTGGTGAAAGGGTATTCAGGAACTGTGATGTGGTAGACATGACTTTTGCCTGTGTAGGTGGAGTAGATGCTCTTCACAATGCTTTAGATTTTGTAAGAGTAAACCCTGATAAGAAAGCAGTGGTAATTGCCAGTGACTATGCAAAGTATGAACTGGCTTCTTCCGGAGAATATACACAAGGAGGTGGCGCAGTTTCGCTTTTAGTCTCTGCAAAGCCGGATCTTCTGAAAATTGATAATCATTGGGGAGTTGCTACAGAAAGCGTTTTTGATTTTTTCAAACCAAGAAGACAATATAAAAAGGAAGACCTGATGGGAGCTCCGGATGTTTATCCTGATAAAATTGAAATTTTTACAGATGAGCCGGTTTTTGATGGGCAGTATTCCAACCAGTGTTATCAGGACAGGATAAAAGAAGCATATCAACATTATAAGGATGTTACAGGTAAGGATAAACCTTATCAGGATTGGAAATATATTGTTTTTCATCTTCCTTATGCTTTCCATGGAAAAAGAATATTTACTGAGATTTACAGTCTTGAAAACGGATTGTCTTATGAAACTCCCGAAGAGCAAAAACTTGTTGCAAAGTCTGAAAATTATGTACAATTGATGAATGATGTAATAGAAAAGACTCAAAGAGCTTCTTCCGAAATAGGAAATATGTATACAGCCTCTATTTTTATGGCATTCCTTTCCGGTTTGCAAACTTCTTTTAACGACAATGAAGATTTGTCTGGAAAAGAGATAGGATTCTTTGGTTATGGTAGTGGATCTAAGTCGAAAGTTTTTGCGGGTAAGGTTTCTGAAAACTGGAGAAAAGTTGTGGATAAATGGAATCTTTTCGAAAACCTGAATAATAGAACTGCTATTGATTTTGATACATACGAAAAGCTTCACAGAAAACAATTGAATCAATCTGTAAATACAGGCTACAATGGATTTGGCCTTGTTTCTATTGAAGATGGAAATCCTGTTTTAAATGGAGCTAGATACTATAGTTATAAGAAATAA
- a CDS encoding SusC/RagA family TonB-linked outer membrane protein — MNGKLSVLSAGVLFFIGQGVMAQKVKKDTVSTKEIEEVLVVGYGTQKKKEVTGAVTSIKAADVASIAAPSFEQQLAGKAAGVQITSTTGILGEAPRVRIRGIASITSGTSPLYIVDGIPIFSGDVGGQTATNGLGDINPNDIESFEVLKDGAATAIYGSRAANGVILITTKKGKGGKLSLNFSNYAGYAMPVGLYNLLQTPDFIAISNEKRSNAGQTAIAFGTEYNTDWQKAVLRSAAFQTDNTLSASGSFGKSSYYTSIGYTKQEGVAIPNEMQRFSTRANVDHQAFEWMKIGTNLSFTKTDYIGLNTGASSLSGNIYNAIKQLPNTPIFDPKSPTGYNIDATDPRVVGRWQNALLAGDNITNIVYALNNNKMRSSVNRLIGSLYSDIRFLPYLSYRFQVSVDQSQTKGFVYWNPIHGDGRGSNGYIRNDFSDYLRGNIQNILTFNKTFGEKHNIGAVAVYEYQKQKLQSFYGGGTNLSTPFFNNGIISNSVGTPQSGGGITEQGILSYAGRFNYNYAGKYFLQASIRRDGLSSLPMNNKWGNFPGVSVGWTISKENFMEKISKVVSDFKVRASYAKVGNTDIGNYPYLGLFSNYKYADYTGVAYSQIYNPDLKWETSNKYDLGVDLALFSNRLKFTFDYFENKVTDMIIEAPLAPSLGVPNNSIFKNIGDMKNKGFEFSVDYNVLNTERFGLDVNANLTLMSNKVLALANNNADIFSSANNIIRVGESLRSIYGFDYWGVNAANGNPVYYKADGSLVQGLVGQGSYAVFDPSNPNDVSKSSTLGLSDKKVLGNTLPKYFGAVGIKFRFYDFDLGTTVRFSGGNKIFNATRRDLMTLNFNNNSTEILGRWQSPSNPGDGLTPRLIFGDNTLSNQTSNATSRFLEDGSFVKFDVISLGYTFPKDVLKSIGVRNLRIYFQAQNAFIITKYKGLDPEMENAGVDFNGTPRQRVFSMGFNVSL, encoded by the coding sequence ATGAATGGAAAATTATCAGTGCTAAGTGCTGGAGTCCTGTTTTTTATAGGGCAAGGCGTGATGGCACAAAAGGTGAAAAAAGACACGGTTTCCACAAAAGAAATTGAAGAAGTCTTGGTGGTGGGGTATGGAACCCAGAAGAAAAAAGAAGTTACAGGTGCTGTTACATCTATTAAAGCCGCTGATGTAGCCAGTATTGCTGCTCCAAGTTTTGAACAGCAGTTGGCAGGTAAGGCTGCGGGTGTTCAGATTACCAGTACAACCGGTATTTTGGGGGAAGCTCCAAGAGTAAGAATTAGAGGGATTGCATCTATTACCTCGGGAACATCACCGCTGTATATCGTAGATGGTATTCCTATCTTTTCCGGAGATGTAGGAGGTCAAACTGCTACCAATGGTTTGGGGGATATTAACCCAAATGATATTGAATCCTTTGAAGTCTTGAAAGATGGTGCTGCAACAGCAATCTATGGTTCAAGAGCTGCGAATGGGGTGATCCTGATAACTACTAAAAAAGGAAAAGGAGGAAAATTAAGCCTTAACTTTAGCAATTACGCAGGATATGCAATGCCGGTAGGTTTGTATAATTTACTTCAAACTCCTGACTTTATTGCTATTTCTAATGAGAAAAGATCGAATGCAGGTCAAACGGCAATCGCGTTCGGTACAGAATATAACACAGACTGGCAAAAGGCAGTTCTAAGATCCGCCGCATTCCAAACAGATAATACATTATCAGCTTCAGGTTCATTCGGAAAATCAAGCTACTATACTTCCATCGGATATACCAAGCAGGAAGGGGTTGCTATTCCTAACGAAATGCAGAGATTCTCTACAAGAGCTAATGTGGATCATCAGGCATTTGAATGGATGAAGATTGGAACAAACCTAAGTTTTACAAAAACAGATTATATAGGACTGAATACGGGTGCATCATCACTTTCAGGGAATATTTACAATGCTATTAAGCAATTGCCAAATACACCCATCTTTGACCCAAAAAGCCCAACCGGATATAACATCGATGCGACTGATCCAAGGGTAGTCGGTAGATGGCAGAATGCATTGCTTGCCGGAGATAATATTACGAACATCGTATATGCCCTTAATAACAATAAAATGAGATCCAGTGTAAACAGATTGATCGGGTCTCTTTATTCAGATATTAGATTTTTACCTTATTTATCTTACAGATTTCAGGTAAGTGTTGACCAGTCTCAGACCAAAGGGTTTGTATATTGGAATCCTATACATGGTGATGGACGTGGATCCAATGGGTATATCCGAAATGACTTTTCAGATTATCTAAGAGGGAACATCCAAAATATCTTGACATTCAATAAGACTTTTGGAGAAAAGCATAATATTGGTGCTGTAGCAGTGTATGAATACCAAAAGCAGAAGCTGCAAAGCTTCTATGGCGGTGGAACAAACCTGTCGACTCCTTTCTTTAATAATGGAATTATTTCCAACTCCGTAGGAACACCTCAGTCAGGAGGAGGAATTACAGAGCAGGGAATATTATCATATGCTGGAAGATTTAATTATAACTATGCAGGTAAATATTTCTTACAGGCATCCATAAGAAGAGACGGACTTTCTTCATTACCAATGAACAACAAGTGGGGTAATTTCCCAGGAGTATCTGTGGGATGGACGATAAGTAAGGAAAACTTCATGGAAAAGATCAGTAAGGTAGTTTCTGATTTTAAAGTAAGAGCTTCTTATGCTAAAGTTGGAAATACAGATATTGGTAATTATCCATATTTAGGATTGTTCAGCAATTACAAATATGCGGATTACACTGGGGTTGCTTATTCACAAATTTATAACCCAGATCTAAAATGGGAAACAAGTAACAAATATGATTTAGGGGTTGACCTTGCCTTGTTCAGTAATAGATTGAAATTTACTTTTGATTATTTTGAGAACAAAGTTACGGACATGATTATTGAAGCTCCATTGGCTCCATCATTGGGAGTTCCTAACAATAGTATTTTCAAGAATATTGGAGATATGAAGAACAAAGGATTCGAATTTTCAGTGGACTACAATGTTCTTAATACTGAGAGATTCGGATTGGATGTGAATGCGAACTTGACATTGATGAGCAACAAGGTATTGGCTCTTGCTAATAATAATGCTGATATTTTCTCCAGTGCAAACAATATTATCCGTGTAGGAGAGTCTTTGAGATCAATCTACGGATTTGATTATTGGGGAGTGAATGCAGCTAATGGTAACCCAGTGTATTATAAAGCTGATGGAAGCTTGGTTCAAGGACTTGTAGGACAAGGTTCCTATGCAGTTTTCGACCCTTCTAATCCTAACGATGTGAGCAAATCTTCTACACTAGGCTTGTCGGATAAGAAAGTATTGGGGAATACATTACCGAAATATTTTGGAGCAGTTGGTATTAAATTCAGATTCTATGACTTTGACTTAGGTACAACGGTTAGATTCAGTGGTGGTAACAAGATATTCAATGCTACTAGAAGAGATTTAATGACCTTGAACTTCAACAATAATTCAACGGAAATTCTAGGAAGATGGCAGAGTCCTTCAAATCCGGGGGATGGGTTGACACCTAGATTGATCTTTGGAGATAATACATTGAGTAACCAGACCAGTAATGCTACTTCAAGATTCTTGGAAGATGGAAGCTTTGTTAAGTTTGATGTAATCAGCTTAGGATATACTTTCCCTAAGGATGTTCTTAAGTCTATTGGGGTGAGAAATCTAAGGATTTACTTCCAGGCTCAGAACGCATTCATCATTACTAAATATAAAGGCCTTGATCCTGAAATGGAGAATGCTGGGGTAGATTTTAATGGAACTCCTCGTCAAAGAGTATTCAGTATGGGCTTTAATGTTTCACTATAA
- a CDS encoding RagB/SusD family nutrient uptake outer membrane protein produces the protein MKNNNIIRRGLSVLSVSLLMAMVSSCSDRETLDLQPYNNLYEDIAFTSAVNVDLAVMGVYNAAQNGIYKTAPDAANTPRGYVFGAAYVEQNDVRGEDMVNTATFYQLTYTATYDGGSPNNSHYWMNGYGLVNKANITIDGLKKAGETGVITPAVRDNYLGEMYFLRALAHLELLKHFSRPYNFTANASHPGIPYRTTAITSPAAIEEALKVGRGTVAETYAKILADLDQAELLTASKSTRSGNARITRATKEAAIALKVRAYLNMRDWTKVLTEGAKLSSAYTLTATPDVPFILANNYNNSESVFSIENSANTNPGTNAGLASMYRDRSLVCISPIIWRNPRWLLDDKRRAETAMVRTSSAGVKYVNKYKDVTNLSDGSPIMRYAEVILSMAEAYARQGNTASAITYLNMVRNRSLATPATQQYTAASFANATDLVDAIITERRIEFLGEGMRWGDIHRLLYDDLVPTPGIPAKVGNSTPPGSAFTLGTPYTGPLGVAMIPKTDFRILWPIPNDEIVNNPTLAAQQNPQW, from the coding sequence ATGAAAAATAATAATATAATAAGAAGGGGGTTGTCTGTTTTATCGGTATCATTATTAATGGCGATGGTGAGTTCTTGCTCAGACAGGGAGACCTTAGATTTACAACCTTATAATAACCTCTATGAAGATATTGCCTTTACTTCTGCAGTGAATGTAGATTTGGCTGTGATGGGGGTGTATAATGCGGCACAGAATGGTATTTATAAAACGGCACCGGATGCTGCCAATACTCCTAGAGGATATGTATTTGGAGCCGCTTATGTTGAGCAAAATGATGTACGCGGTGAAGATATGGTTAATACAGCTACTTTTTACCAGTTAACATATACGGCAACTTATGATGGTGGTTCTCCTAATAATTCACATTATTGGATGAATGGCTATGGGTTGGTTAATAAAGCAAATATTACAATAGATGGTCTGAAAAAAGCAGGTGAAACAGGAGTGATTACCCCTGCGGTACGTGATAATTATTTAGGTGAAATGTACTTCTTAAGAGCATTAGCTCACTTGGAATTATTAAAGCATTTCTCCCGTCCATATAATTTTACAGCCAATGCAAGTCATCCGGGAATCCCTTACCGTACTACCGCAATTACCAGCCCTGCTGCTATTGAAGAGGCTCTTAAGGTAGGAAGAGGAACTGTGGCGGAAACCTATGCTAAGATCCTTGCTGATTTGGACCAGGCGGAATTACTTACGGCAAGTAAATCTACAAGATCAGGTAATGCAAGAATTACCAGAGCTACTAAAGAAGCTGCAATTGCTTTGAAAGTGAGAGCTTACCTAAATATGAGAGATTGGACAAAAGTACTTACAGAAGGAGCAAAACTAAGTTCTGCTTATACGCTTACTGCTACTCCTGATGTACCATTCATTTTGGCTAATAATTACAACAATTCTGAATCTGTCTTCTCCATTGAGAATTCAGCTAATACCAATCCTGGGACTAATGCTGGATTAGCGTCTATGTATAGAGATCGATCATTGGTATGTATCAGCCCTATTATCTGGAGAAATCCAAGATGGTTATTGGATGATAAGAGAAGAGCTGAAACGGCAATGGTAAGAACTTCTTCTGCAGGAGTGAAGTATGTGAATAAATATAAGGATGTTACTAACCTATCGGATGGATCTCCAATCATGAGATATGCCGAAGTAATCTTGTCTATGGCGGAAGCTTATGCAAGACAGGGAAATACTGCTTCAGCTATTACATATCTGAATATGGTGAGAAACAGATCATTGGCAACTCCGGCTACTCAACAATATACTGCTGCTTCATTTGCGAATGCAACAGATCTTGTAGATGCCATTATTACAGAAAGAAGAATAGAGTTCCTAGGAGAAGGAATGAGATGGGGTGATATTCATAGATTGCTTTATGATGACTTGGTACCTACGCCTGGTATTCCTGCTAAGGTAGGTAATTCTACGCCTCCGGGATCTGCCTTTACATTGGGTACTCCGTATACAGGACCATTAGGTGTCGCTATGATTCCAAAAACAGATTTCAGAATATTATGGCCTATTCCAAATGATGAAATTGTGAATAACCCAACGCTTGCGGCCCAGCAAAATCCGCAATGGTAA
- a CDS encoding SusC/RagA family TonB-linked outer membrane protein, which produces MNMKLRVLTAGVLFFTGQAVLAQEKESKNSKDKETKIEEVVVLGYSKTATKAKTTTSSVTVGAETLENRPNISVLSSIQGTAPGIVVNSASGSPGSGKFNILIRGTSSLNGSTDPLYVVDGVITSGSQFRNLNSYDIETFSILKDAQATAIYGNRAANGVVVITTKGGKFNSGLKVSYDALTSFSQLPEANYNMANAQQLLYIQKNLQTGKGKSLTNDQINNWGTDTDWNKQFTRVGISQQHNLSITGGGENINNFFSLGYLESEGTVRSTDFKRFTMRNNLNGKSKNGKLTFGSIIGLGYSKRNQLDDETNSKISSNTLQNPLFGGILSRPYIGPSPYANGSELFNAIKSDATNNRQWVLQDNINGGIRNRFTELSISANANVNYKITDFLSIGNRTGIEYKEYERTFARSPLGYLSISVANGDQSKYGGSEEFSTTRDLTFNSITNISFNKSFGDHTISAGAYMDYIKAHVNSTTQRQNGLNPLQWEFGAGTGYIPFNPDTPNLYRPSVSATKVTAGTLAYFGTVDYDFKDKYGVSGVIRRDGSYRFLPTNRWETFWSVAARWNIDKEDFMANSGFRLLKLRASIGTTGNQNLGIATDNSNPLALLPNNFLDLYDGISGYQNILGYNFVNLSNPYLKWEQVKQTNIGIDYNFKGLIEGSVDYYQKRTSRMFNDLQVSATTGYYSIRGNDGILDNKGIEGLIKYNVIRNENTKLSIFANAAYNSNKIVSMDSENLAGDVVNAIGGPAGQFQLYPYLGVNRENGNLQFLDKNGNITEAPTAADRRLTGKSRYAKFTGGFGFNFQHKGWFFDTLFSFQQGGWIYDNLQSWVFDPSAAANRNLSSDLLNAWTPQNRDTDVPALKATNLSLGASDRFLHRSDFIRLKNVTLGYNFSKSQLGKLPVRGIKVFVQAENLLTWTDWKGFDPEPITSYSLNVYPNPKTVSVGLNVDF; this is translated from the coding sequence ATGAATATGAAATTGCGTGTTTTGACAGCAGGAGTCCTGTTTTTCACAGGCCAAGCTGTACTTGCTCAAGAAAAAGAATCTAAGAACAGTAAGGACAAAGAAACTAAGATTGAGGAAGTAGTTGTTTTAGGGTATAGCAAAACTGCTACCAAAGCTAAAACTACAACCTCTTCGGTAACCGTAGGTGCCGAAACCTTAGAAAACAGACCTAACATCTCAGTATTAAGCTCAATTCAGGGGACTGCTCCCGGTATTGTAGTTAACTCGGCTTCTGGTTCTCCAGGTTCTGGGAAATTCAATATTCTGATCAGAGGAACAAGCTCACTTAATGGTTCTACGGATCCTTTATATGTGGTAGATGGGGTAATTACCTCTGGTTCTCAGTTCAGAAACCTGAACTCTTATGATATTGAAACATTCAGTATCCTGAAAGATGCCCAGGCAACAGCAATCTATGGTAACAGAGCTGCGAATGGAGTTGTTGTTATTACTACAAAAGGAGGGAAATTTAACTCAGGATTAAAGGTTTCCTATGATGCATTAACATCTTTCAGCCAGCTGCCTGAAGCAAACTATAATATGGCAAATGCTCAGCAGTTGTTATATATTCAGAAAAATTTACAAACAGGTAAAGGAAAATCTTTAACGAACGACCAGATCAATAACTGGGGAACAGATACAGATTGGAATAAGCAATTTACCCGTGTTGGTATCTCTCAACAACATAACTTGTCTATTACCGGAGGTGGAGAAAATATCAATAACTTCTTCTCCCTTGGATATTTAGAAAGTGAAGGAACTGTAAGATCTACAGACTTCAAGAGATTTACAATGAGAAATAACCTTAACGGTAAATCTAAAAATGGAAAGTTAACTTTCGGTTCTATCATTGGTTTAGGATATTCCAAAAGAAACCAGTTGGATGATGAAACGAATTCTAAAATCTCCAGCAATACTCTTCAAAACCCTTTATTTGGTGGAATACTTTCAAGACCTTACATAGGACCATCTCCATATGCTAATGGTAGTGAGCTATTCAACGCTATTAAATCTGATGCTACTAATAACCGTCAATGGGTTCTTCAGGATAACATTAATGGAGGAATCAGAAACAGATTTACAGAATTAAGTATTTCTGCAAATGCAAATGTGAACTATAAGATCACAGATTTCCTTAGCATTGGAAACAGAACAGGTATTGAATACAAGGAATACGAAAGAACTTTCGCAAGATCACCACTAGGATACCTTTCCATTAGCGTAGCCAATGGAGATCAGTCTAAATATGGAGGTAGTGAAGAATTTTCTACAACAAGAGACTTAACTTTCAACAGTATTACGAATATTTCATTCAATAAGTCTTTTGGAGATCATACGATTAGTGCTGGTGCTTATATGGATTATATCAAGGCACATGTTAATTCAACTACTCAGAGACAAAATGGTCTAAATCCATTACAATGGGAATTTGGTGCAGGAACAGGTTATATTCCTTTTAACCCTGATACACCCAATCTTTACAGACCTTCTGTAAGTGCTACAAAAGTAACCGCTGGTACCTTAGCTTATTTTGGAACAGTAGATTATGATTTCAAAGATAAATATGGGGTAAGTGGAGTTATAAGAAGAGATGGTTCTTACCGTTTCCTTCCTACGAACAGATGGGAGACTTTCTGGTCAGTTGCAGCAAGATGGAATATCGACAAAGAAGATTTCATGGCTAATTCAGGATTCAGATTATTGAAATTAAGAGCTTCAATCGGTACTACTGGTAACCAGAATTTAGGTATTGCGACTGATAACTCTAACCCATTGGCATTACTTCCAAATAACTTCCTTGATCTATATGATGGTATTTCAGGATATCAGAATATTTTAGGATACAACTTTGTTAACTTGTCAAACCCGTATTTAAAATGGGAGCAGGTAAAACAAACGAATATCGGTATAGATTATAACTTTAAAGGTTTAATTGAAGGTAGTGTAGATTATTACCAGAAGAGAACATCCAGAATGTTCAATGATCTTCAAGTATCTGCAACTACAGGATATTATTCAATTAGAGGAAATGACGGTATTCTTGATAACAAAGGTATCGAGGGGTTAATTAAATATAACGTGATCAGAAACGAAAATACGAAATTATCTATTTTCGCAAACGCGGCATATAACTCTAATAAAATCGTTTCCATGGATAGCGAAAACCTTGCAGGAGATGTGGTAAATGCTATTGGAGGTCCTGCAGGTCAGTTCCAGTTATACCCATACCTTGGAGTAAATCGTGAAAACGGAAACCTACAGTTCTTAGATAAAAACGGAAACATTACTGAAGCTCCAACAGCTGCAGACAGAAGACTGACAGGAAAGTCAAGATATGCAAAATTTACAGGAGGTTTTGGATTTAACTTCCAACACAAAGGCTGGTTCTTTGATACATTATTCTCTTTCCAACAAGGAGGGTGGATCTATGATAACTTACAGTCTTGGGTATTTGATCCAAGTGCTGCTGCCAACAGAAACCTTTCTTCAGACTTGTTAAATGCATGGACTCCTCAAAATAGAGATACAGATGTTCCTGCTTTGAAAGCAACCAACTTAAGCTTAGGTGCTTCAGACAGATTTTTACACAGATCAGATTTTATCAGACTTAAGAATGTTACTTTAGGATATAACTTTAGCAAAAGTCAACTAGGTAAATTACCGGTAAGAGGTATTAAGGTATTTGTTCAGGCAGAAAACCTTCTTACTTGGACAGATTGGAAAGGATTTGATCCGGAGCCAATTACTTCGTATTCACTAAACGTCTATCCAAACCCAAAAACCGTATCGGTAGGTTTAAATGTTGATTTTTAA